In Camelus bactrianus isolate YW-2024 breed Bactrian camel chromosome 5, ASM4877302v1, whole genome shotgun sequence, the DNA window ATTTCCTCCGAGTGATGAAGGTGGTAAAGATTTGTTTCTACTTGCTACCTAATTATACAGTATTTTGCATTCTATGACTTCAGAATGAAACTTCCCTTCTCTCAACAGATAAACACTACATGTGCAGACTGCTGAGAGGGAGCGCTGACTGCTGAGGGGGCCTGGACAGGAGAAGCACCGGGCACCATCAAGCGGACAAATGCTTGGTGTTTCCCAGAGATGCCGCTGTAGTCTTTTGCTGCTGCCTTCCTTCACTCAGAGCGCTTCATAACATGGGCTGCATGAAATCAAAGCAAACGTTCCCATTTCCCACCACACTTGAGAGTGGGAAGAGGCATGTGAACGAGGAAAGCTTTATGCCTGAAGAGAGATTTCTACCCAGGATGCCTTCTCTGGTTAACGTCAAAGAGGAAGTGAAGGAACCCCCAGGGCCTGAAATCGTGGTCTTCGAGTTTGCACACCGCCTGTCCCAGGAGATCCTGACTGACGCCCTGCAGCAGTGGGCAGGCGACAACATCAAGTACTATGACATCCCCTATATCGAGAGTGAGGGGCCTTGACGCTGTACGTAGGGTGATGACACTTTCTCAAACTGTGGATCAAGTCGGTGCTAgtttaaatacatgaaacaataGCAAAAACTGCTATGAATAAATACGGTAACTCCATctgggtgttaaaaaaaaaaaatctatgacagCATCGAGATACTAAGAATGCCTAAAATGAAAGGTGTGTTAAGCAGTTCTACAACAGTGATTTCTATCTGCTTGGTTTTGGATTTTAGTCATTAAAGGGCTAAATGTAAGTCCCATGGCACTACAGTAATCAGCTGTGTGTCACACCACTTCCGTCCCAGAGGCAGTAATGCCATCACCAAAGgagtaagaattttaaaagtacccTGGGTTTCcaaatggttattttaaatacattcccTTAAAATAACTGTCAATTTACACAAAAAAACAGAGTATCAAAGGATTTTTCTTGAAATGCCTGGGCAAGGGAATGGCACTCGGGCCATAGTGGTTATTAGTGGGTCTTGTTCGTCAAAGCCTTTTGAGTCAAGGATCCCTCAAGCGACCAAGGATTAGGAAGCGACTCACGTAGAAGAGGCCCACCGTGCACCCTGTCCTTATTAAGGTACTTCTGCAGATGAAAAGCGTAACTCTCACCTTGAAACTATTCACGGCTGTTACTGGATGACTCAGGCTTTGTGTACAAGCATCTTAACAAGATACAATCTACAGAAGTCATGGCAATGTCTACTGCATTGCATTCAGTAGCCCGCTGACATTACTATACAGGTAAACAAGTATGGTAGCTGTGACAAACAGCAATCCAGTAAATTGTAAAAATAGCAGAAGCCCTAGCTGGGAAGGTGGAAGGAACCTGGTCTCAGTGCTGCATGTGTTCTGAGCTTTACTGTCTCAGATTCCAGGGGCTGGTACGCGGGCAGCACCATTCAAGTTACTGTGGCACCAGATCATACATGAGAATTTATCGTTGTCATTACACAGGATCAAGTATTCCTCCAAAGGGAATACGCTGTGTATTTTTAATGGTAACGACGCCCACAGGGCATTTATAGCCATAGACTATACTGTTTTCATAAATTTGGCTACCATTTTAgggaaggtttttgtttttgtttttgtttttgtttttaagaattaaGTACTGCTTAAGAGCAATGGTTACAGAAAActcagaggaagagggaagaagatACTGAGAAGACATAACTTGCAAGAAAATTGATACTGAGTCTTCAGAATTAACTTTTCATCAAGATATGCTACACATAGAGTTGAActgaaaaaagaattatttaccTCTGTGAGCATTATTAGATCCTTTTACTAAGATACAACAGACCCTTGTCATTGAAATCTAAAGAGGCAGAAAAGGGCCTGTGACCTCTGAtaacataaatacatatttgaCCTTCAAAGCAGGCAGAATTGCTACCTCTAACTTCAGCAATTATACTCTGAATCCACAATCAAATAGTTAATTCCCCacagaaaatgggcaaagaaagTTCTTTGAAGTGAGTGACAAGGCATCTTTTTGTTGCCTTTGGACAATTGGTCATTTAACTTTCATTTCACCTGGTCCTAGGATTTGTACTCTCCTGTTGTATTTATATTCTAGCaactttacaaaataga includes these proteins:
- the LOC123618339 gene encoding small membrane A-kinase anchor protein, with translation MGCMKSKQTFPFPTTLESGKRHVNEESFMPEERFLPRMPSLVNVKEEVKEPPGPEIVVFEFAHRLSQEILTDALQQWAGDNIKYYDIPYIESEGP